The proteins below come from a single uncultured Carboxylicivirga sp. genomic window:
- a CDS encoding NCS2 family permease, with translation MLEKFFKLKENNTSVRTEIIAGVTTFMTMAYILAVNPSILSGQGLDLPAGTLLDGGAVFTATALSAAVATLVMAIVARLPFALAPGMGLNAFFAYTVVLGMGHTWQFALTAVFLEGIIFILLTAFNVRELIIKAIPINIKHGISVGIGLFIALIGFKNAGIVISNDATLVSLSNIIDITNNASALVALITLIITGALLAKKVKGALLIGIFVGTIVGIPFGVTHLPTSFDLTPPSLSPIFAKFEWSQIFTTDMALVLLTFLFVDLFDTVGTLIGVSSKANMLDKEGKIPRVKQALFADSIGTTLGAVLGTSTVTTYVESAAGVSEGGRTGLTAATTGILFLLALFFSPLFLMIPSAATAAILILVGVMMFTPITKIDLTDYTEAIPAFLTIVMMPFTYSIAEGIVFGMLAYVILKILTGKFQDITIVSVLLAILFIFKFFID, from the coding sequence ATGTTAGAAAAATTTTTCAAACTTAAAGAAAACAACACCAGTGTTCGAACGGAAATCATAGCAGGTGTAACCACCTTTATGACCATGGCCTATATATTGGCTGTTAACCCATCCATATTATCAGGTCAAGGATTGGATTTACCCGCAGGAACCTTATTAGATGGAGGTGCTGTATTTACTGCAACCGCATTATCTGCGGCAGTTGCAACTCTAGTAATGGCAATTGTTGCCCGTTTACCTTTTGCTCTTGCTCCAGGTATGGGATTAAATGCATTCTTCGCATACACTGTTGTATTAGGAATGGGCCACACATGGCAATTTGCTCTTACTGCTGTATTTCTTGAAGGAATAATCTTTATTTTACTAACTGCATTCAATGTTCGCGAACTAATAATAAAAGCAATACCAATTAACATTAAACATGGTATATCTGTTGGTATTGGATTGTTCATAGCTTTAATTGGATTCAAAAATGCAGGAATAGTTATTAGTAATGATGCGACCTTAGTAAGTCTTTCAAACATTATTGATATAACGAATAATGCTTCAGCTCTAGTTGCATTAATTACATTAATCATAACTGGGGCACTTTTAGCAAAAAAGGTTAAAGGTGCATTACTGATTGGAATTTTTGTTGGAACAATTGTTGGCATTCCTTTTGGTGTTACTCATTTACCAACTTCATTTGATCTAACGCCTCCTTCTTTATCCCCAATTTTTGCAAAATTTGAATGGAGCCAAATTTTCACAACTGACATGGCTTTAGTATTATTAACATTTCTTTTTGTTGATTTATTTGATACTGTTGGTACATTAATTGGCGTATCCTCTAAAGCTAATATGCTTGATAAGGAAGGTAAAATTCCAAGAGTAAAACAGGCTCTTTTTGCAGATTCAATAGGTACAACATTAGGAGCCGTTTTAGGAACATCTACTGTTACAACTTATGTTGAAAGTGCAGCTGGTGTTAGCGAAGGCGGAAGAACAGGTCTTACCGCTGCTACTACGGGTATTTTATTCTTATTGGCATTATTTTTCTCGCCATTATTTTTGATGATTCCATCAGCAGCAACGGCAGCAATATTGATTCTTGTTGGAGTTATGATGTTTACTCCCATTACGAAGATTGACTTAACTGATTACACCGAGGCCATACCTGCATTCTTAACAATCGTTATGATGCCTTTTACCTACTCAATAGCAGAAGGTATTGTATTTGGTATGTTGGCTTACGTGATATTAAAAATATTAACAGGTAAATTTCAGGATATCACAATTGTTTCAGTTCTATTGGCAATACTATTTATATTTAAATTCTTTATAGATTAA
- a CDS encoding DUF5020 family protein → MKLKSLLISALMLCSMLLEAQNIQLHYDFGKDRKLVTSTVEMFKPDKYGSTFFFIDMDYSSDARGVENGVSLAYWEIARALKWKENQTILPRVEYNGGTMSIGESIFIPIENCYLAGIEHTWASNDFSKILTLQANYKYIQDKEDASFQLTAVWTVQLLKGKMTFNGFADFWKEEMYWGTDYRFLTEPQIWYNPCSKFSMGSEIEISSNFAQDGFLVNPTLAVKYTF, encoded by the coding sequence ATGAAACTTAAATCGTTACTTATTTCAGCACTAATGTTATGCTCTATGTTATTGGAAGCACAAAACATTCAATTACACTACGATTTTGGCAAGGATCGTAAATTAGTTACTTCAACTGTTGAGATGTTTAAACCGGACAAATACGGAAGTACTTTCTTTTTTATCGACATGGACTATAGTTCAGATGCAAGAGGTGTAGAGAATGGAGTATCTCTTGCTTATTGGGAAATTGCCAGAGCTCTTAAATGGAAAGAGAATCAAACAATTTTACCTAGAGTTGAATACAATGGTGGTACAATGAGTATTGGAGAGAGCATTTTTATTCCAATTGAAAACTGTTATTTAGCTGGTATTGAACACACATGGGCTTCAAACGACTTTTCAAAGATCTTGACTCTTCAAGCTAACTATAAATACATTCAGGATAAAGAAGACGCCTCTTTTCAATTAACTGCAGTTTGGACTGTACAATTATTGAAGGGCAAAATGACTTTTAATGGATTTGCTGACTTCTGGAAAGAAGAAATGTACTGGGGTACAGATTACCGCTTTTTAACAGAACCTCAGATATGGTATAATCCATGTTCTAAATTTTCAATGGGTAGCGAAATAGAAATTAGCAGTAATTTTGCACAAGACGGATTTCTTGTCAATCCGACATTAGCAGTTAAATACACTTTTTAA
- a CDS encoding radical SAM protein: MKSYYNFYTILKLYKSIKSTKIKALGLITSSVLGLRHLSLRIDPALSCNLFCQMCYFSNAEKRKSLHGLMTIEQMDQIAKVFYPKAFQIVLGCGAEPTINRDFIHAIRLAKQYNVPNISMVTNGLLLRDSHIKELIDLQIDEIILSAHGLTKTNYERFMVNGHFEKFTELLDKIHQYKKEQQVIKPQIRINYTVNEENLNDLYHFEEFSNKYAFNTIQIRPIMDIGGKYNKLLPDTIANKYNQILDKIKSICNQNQTKLLANRIDFSYIEKNKDSFLIDSVYTYISPQTEKDLNLDLTNTSLRRYKKRIKWYQSILLGIINRKEGSKNADRFLKYDIE, encoded by the coding sequence ATGAAATCATACTATAACTTCTACACTATTCTAAAGCTCTATAAATCTATTAAGAGTACAAAAATAAAAGCTTTAGGTCTTATTACATCTTCAGTATTAGGTCTACGTCATTTATCCTTAAGAATTGATCCGGCTTTATCTTGCAATCTATTTTGTCAGATGTGCTACTTTAGTAATGCGGAAAAGAGAAAATCATTACATGGATTAATGACAATAGAACAAATGGATCAAATTGCTAAAGTATTTTATCCAAAAGCTTTTCAGATTGTACTTGGATGTGGAGCCGAACCTACTATAAATCGCGATTTTATACATGCAATTAGACTTGCCAAACAATATAATGTTCCCAATATTTCTATGGTCACAAATGGATTATTACTGCGAGACAGCCATATTAAAGAATTAATCGATTTACAGATTGATGAGATTATTTTATCGGCTCATGGATTAACAAAAACAAATTATGAACGTTTTATGGTGAATGGACATTTTGAGAAATTTACAGAACTTCTAGACAAGATTCATCAGTACAAGAAAGAACAGCAAGTTATTAAACCACAAATAAGAATAAACTACACTGTAAATGAAGAGAATCTTAATGATCTTTATCATTTTGAAGAGTTTTCAAATAAATATGCATTTAATACTATTCAGATCCGACCAATAATGGATATTGGAGGTAAATATAACAAACTCTTACCTGATACGATAGCAAATAAATACAACCAAATATTAGATAAGATTAAAAGTATTTGTAATCAAAACCAAACTAAATTACTCGCCAACCGTATTGATTTCTCATATATAGAAAAAAACAAAGACTCTTTTTTAATTGACAGTGTATATACTTATATATCTCCTCAAACAGAAAAGGACTTAAATTTGGATCTAACAAACACAAGCCTTAGACGTTATAAAAAGCGCATTAAATGGTATCAATCAATTCTCCTCGGTATTATTAACAGAAAAGAAGGATCGAAAAACGCAGATAGATTTCTAAAATACGATATTGAATAG
- the ileS gene encoding isoleucine--tRNA ligase → MSAKFTEYKGLDLSQVNKDVLNTWDENGAFEKSITTREGKPTFVFYEGPPSANGMPGIHHVMARTIKDIFCRFKTQQGFLVKRKAGWDTHGLPVELGVEKALGITKEDIGKSITVAEYNDACRKDVMKYTDLWEELTHKMGYWVDMNDPYITYDNRYIETLWWLLKEMYKKGLLYKGYTIQPYSPAAGTGLSTHELNQPGCYRDVKDTTCTAQFVVVRNEESEKYFEGDEDLYFLAWTTTPWTLPSNTALAVGPKINYVKVKSYNPYTGKPISVIIAKDLVTSYFNPKNAELDFDAYQEGDKKIPFKIVAEYVGTDLEGIRYEQLIPWIKPDGDAFRVILGDYVTTEDGTGIVHIAPTFGADDDRVAKAANIAPLILINKEGKRQPMVDRTGKFFTIEDLDDDFVGEFVDIEQYNEFAGRFVKNAYDSTLTEDDATLDVDISVMLKKENKAFKVEKHTHNYPHCWRTDKPVLYYPLDSWFIKTTAVRDRMIELNKTINWKPGSTGTGRFGKWLENLVDWNLSRSRYWGTPLPIWRTEDGTEEKCIGSVEELMAEINKAVEAGLMKENLFKDFEVGNNAKANYDKIDLHRPYVDDMVFVSESGQPMYREADLIDVWFDSGAMPYAQMHYPFENKEGFDQVYPADFIAEGVDQTRGWFFTLHAIATMMFDSVAFKNIISNGLVLDAKGNKMSKRLGNGVDPFEVIEKYGSDPLRWYMITNSQPWDNLKFDITGVDEVKRKFFGTLYNTYSFFALYANIDGFTGKEAQVPVEKRSEIDRWIISLLNSLVKEVKESYESYEPTRAGRAIQNFVMENLSNWYVRLNRKRFWGGEFDEDKLAAYQTLYTCLETVALLSAPIAPFFMDRLFNDLNKMSGRFEDVSVHLAQFPSYEESLIDSSLEERQQYAQDISSLVLGLRRKVNLKVRQPLNKIMIPILDDRFEQQLEAIKSLVLTEVNVKEMEFLKDASGVLVKKIKPNFKTLGPKYGKMMKAISGAINALGQEEIAIFEKEEQYSLELDGQKVVLSIEDVEIMSEDIPGWLVANEGKLTVALDIEVTEELREEGIAREFVNRIQNLRKDSGFDVTDKIKLSIQKNDAINVAIEKHAEYIGAQTLAVEVKLVDNCNDNAAITVDIDDEISTLMQIVKA, encoded by the coding sequence ATGAGCGCAAAATTTACCGAATATAAAGGATTAGATCTTTCACAGGTTAACAAAGATGTATTGAATACCTGGGATGAGAATGGAGCTTTTGAGAAGAGCATTACAACCAGAGAAGGGAAACCAACTTTTGTTTTTTACGAAGGTCCCCCGTCTGCCAATGGTATGCCTGGCATTCACCATGTAATGGCTCGTACAATCAAGGATATTTTTTGTCGTTTTAAAACTCAGCAAGGCTTTTTAGTGAAAAGAAAAGCTGGATGGGATACGCATGGTTTGCCAGTTGAGCTCGGTGTTGAGAAAGCATTAGGAATTACCAAAGAAGACATTGGAAAAAGCATTACCGTTGCCGAATATAACGATGCGTGTAGAAAAGACGTGATGAAATATACCGACTTATGGGAAGAATTAACTCATAAGATGGGATATTGGGTGGATATGAATGATCCTTACATTACTTACGATAACCGATACATTGAAACATTGTGGTGGTTATTGAAGGAAATGTACAAAAAAGGGCTGTTATATAAGGGATATACTATTCAGCCTTATTCGCCAGCAGCTGGAACAGGATTAAGCACGCATGAATTAAATCAACCGGGTTGTTATCGTGATGTAAAAGATACCACTTGTACTGCTCAGTTTGTTGTGGTTCGAAACGAAGAATCAGAGAAGTATTTCGAAGGTGATGAGGATCTTTATTTCCTTGCCTGGACGACTACTCCCTGGACATTGCCATCGAACACAGCCCTCGCTGTTGGTCCAAAAATAAATTACGTAAAAGTAAAATCATATAATCCATACACTGGAAAGCCAATTTCAGTAATCATAGCAAAGGATTTGGTGACTAGTTACTTCAATCCTAAAAATGCAGAACTTGATTTTGATGCTTATCAGGAAGGAGATAAGAAAATTCCATTCAAAATTGTTGCCGAGTATGTTGGAACTGATTTGGAAGGAATCCGTTATGAGCAATTGATTCCATGGATTAAACCTGATGGTGACGCATTCAGAGTTATTTTGGGTGATTATGTGACTACTGAAGATGGTACGGGTATAGTTCATATTGCTCCTACTTTTGGTGCGGATGATGATCGTGTGGCGAAAGCTGCTAATATTGCTCCTTTAATCCTTATCAATAAAGAAGGTAAACGTCAACCAATGGTTGACCGCACAGGTAAATTCTTTACTATTGAGGATTTGGATGACGATTTTGTAGGGGAATTCGTAGACATAGAACAATATAATGAGTTTGCAGGTCGCTTTGTAAAGAATGCTTATGATTCAACATTAACTGAAGATGATGCTACATTAGATGTGGATATTTCAGTAATGTTGAAAAAGGAAAATAAAGCATTTAAAGTAGAGAAGCATACTCACAACTATCCACACTGTTGGCGTACCGATAAACCTGTATTGTATTACCCATTAGATAGCTGGTTTATTAAAACAACTGCAGTTCGCGATCGAATGATCGAACTGAATAAAACCATTAATTGGAAGCCAGGTTCAACAGGAACCGGTCGTTTTGGTAAGTGGTTAGAAAATTTGGTTGATTGGAACTTAAGTCGATCACGTTACTGGGGTACTCCTCTTCCTATTTGGAGAACCGAAGATGGTACAGAAGAAAAATGTATCGGTTCTGTAGAAGAGTTAATGGCAGAAATTAATAAAGCTGTTGAAGCTGGCTTGATGAAAGAAAATCTATTTAAGGATTTTGAAGTTGGGAATAATGCTAAAGCAAATTACGATAAGATAGATCTTCATCGTCCATATGTTGATGATATGGTATTTGTGTCTGAGAGTGGTCAACCAATGTATCGCGAAGCTGATTTGATTGATGTTTGGTTCGATTCGGGAGCTATGCCATATGCGCAAATGCATTATCCATTCGAAAATAAAGAAGGATTTGATCAGGTTTATCCTGCCGATTTTATTGCAGAAGGTGTGGATCAAACTCGAGGATGGTTCTTTACTTTGCATGCTATTGCAACCATGATGTTTGATTCTGTTGCGTTTAAAAATATCATTTCAAACGGACTGGTATTGGATGCAAAAGGAAACAAAATGTCGAAGCGTTTGGGTAATGGTGTCGATCCATTCGAAGTGATTGAAAAATATGGATCTGATCCACTTCGTTGGTATATGATTACCAATTCTCAGCCATGGGACAACCTTAAATTTGATATTACAGGTGTTGATGAAGTAAAACGTAAATTCTTCGGAACACTATATAATACATACTCATTCTTTGCATTGTATGCCAATATTGATGGTTTTACAGGAAAAGAAGCTCAGGTGCCAGTTGAGAAAAGATCAGAGATTGATCGATGGATTATTTCATTACTAAACTCTTTGGTGAAAGAAGTTAAAGAAAGTTACGAAAGCTATGAGCCAACTCGTGCAGGTCGTGCTATTCAAAACTTCGTGATGGAGAATTTAAGTAACTGGTATGTGCGTTTAAATCGTAAACGTTTCTGGGGTGGTGAATTTGACGAAGATAAATTAGCAGCTTATCAAACATTGTATACTTGTTTAGAAACGGTTGCTTTACTTTCTGCTCCAATAGCGCCTTTCTTCATGGATCGTTTATTTAACGACTTAAATAAAATGTCTGGTCGATTCGAGGATGTATCTGTTCACTTGGCTCAATTTCCATCTTATGAAGAATCGTTAATTGATTCTAGTTTGGAGGAAAGACAGCAATATGCACAAGATATTTCTTCATTGGTATTAGGCTTGCGTCGTAAGGTTAACTTAAAAGTGCGTCAGCCACTGAATAAAATTATGATTCCTATCTTGGATGATAGATTTGAACAGCAATTAGAAGCTATCAAATCCTTGGTGTTGACAGAAGTGAATGTAAAAGAAATGGAATTCCTGAAAGATGCCTCAGGTGTACTTGTTAAGAAGATCAAGCCAAATTTTAAAACCCTTGGTCCTAAGTACGGTAAGATGATGAAAGCAATTTCAGGAGCAATAAATGCTTTAGGTCAGGAAGAAATTGCTATCTTCGAAAAAGAGGAACAATATTCTCTTGAACTGGATGGACAAAAAGTTGTTCTATCTATAGAAGATGTTGAAATAATGTCAGAAGATATTCCGGGCTGGTTAGTTGCCAACGAAGGTAAACTTACCGTAGCTTTGGATATTGAAGTTACAGAAGAGTTGCGTGAGGAAGGAATCGCTCGTGAATTTGTGAATCGTATTCAGAATTTACGTAAAGATTCAGGGTTTGATGTAACCGACAAAATTAAACTGTCGATTCAAAAAAATGATGCAATTAATGTGGCAATTGAAAAGCACGCCGAATACATTGGAGCACAAACATTGGCAGTGGAAGTTAAACTAGTAGATAATTGTAACGATAATGCTGCGATTACCGTAGATATCGACGATGAAATAAGTACCTTAATGCAAATTGTTAAGGCTTAG
- a CDS encoding TraR/DksA C4-type zinc finger protein, with protein sequence MADRTRYSDEELQEFKEIILKKLDKAKKDYELLRHTITHEDGNDTQDTSPTFKVLEEGAAVLSKEEAGKLAQRQQKFIQHLQAALVRIENKTYGVCRVTGKLIPAERLRAVPHATLSVEAKQNQK encoded by the coding sequence ATGGCTGATAGAACCCGTTACTCTGATGAAGAACTTCAGGAATTTAAAGAAATTATCCTGAAGAAGCTTGATAAGGCCAAGAAAGATTATGAATTGCTGAGACACACAATTACCCATGAAGATGGTAATGACACTCAGGATACTTCACCAACTTTTAAAGTGTTGGAAGAAGGAGCTGCAGTGCTTTCCAAAGAAGAAGCAGGGAAATTGGCTCAACGTCAACAAAAATTTATACAGCATTTACAAGCTGCCTTGGTTCGCATCGAGAACAAAACATACGGTGTTTGTAGGGTTACCGGTAAACTGATACCAGCAGAGCGTCTCAGAGCCGTTCCTCACGCTACACTAAGTGTTGAAGCAAAGCAAAACCAAAAGTAA
- a CDS encoding lipoprotein signal peptidase yields the protein MTVLKKSFIIIFAVLLIDQVVKIWIKTHMMLGDEIPVLGNWFIIHFVENNGMAFGMQLAGKFGKIFLSVFRIIAVVGIGWYLVNLTKKGAPKGLVYSVALVLAGAFGNIIDSAFYGIIFDHSYGQIASLFPAEGGYASFLHGKVVDMLYFPLMEGRYPDWFPMVGGNTFIFFRPVFNIADSSITIGIFSILLFQKKFFKEDQ from the coding sequence ATGACTGTTTTAAAAAAGTCCTTCATAATAATATTCGCCGTTTTATTAATTGATCAGGTTGTTAAAATTTGGATCAAAACCCATATGATGTTGGGAGATGAAATACCTGTTTTAGGAAATTGGTTTATCATTCATTTTGTTGAAAATAACGGAATGGCTTTCGGCATGCAATTGGCTGGTAAGTTTGGTAAGATATTTTTAAGTGTTTTTCGTATTATTGCAGTTGTTGGTATTGGTTGGTACTTGGTTAATTTAACTAAAAAAGGAGCGCCAAAAGGGTTGGTTTATAGTGTTGCATTAGTTTTAGCGGGTGCTTTTGGTAATATTATCGATAGTGCTTTTTATGGAATTATTTTCGATCATAGCTATGGTCAGATTGCATCCTTATTTCCTGCCGAAGGTGGATATGCTAGTTTCCTACATGGGAAAGTTGTTGATATGTTATATTTTCCGCTCATGGAAGGTAGATATCCGGATTGGTTTCCAATGGTTGGCGGTAATACTTTTATTTTCTTCAGACCTGTTTTTAATATTGCAGATTCATCTATTACTATTGGTATATTTTCTATATTATTATTTCAGAAAAAGTTTTTTAAGGAAGATCAATAA
- a CDS encoding SLBB domain-containing protein, with the protein MRKLFCVVFLIFFVAGMGRSVLAQNIDPNKVNVNELTDEQVIKMIREIEKRGLSESQAIALAQARGLSQTQITVLTRRMNELRNSNQYNNNGNQSLQGDYMNEFDPDVLSEKVVIDSSKIDSRIFGFSFFNNENLSFEPNVNIAVSPSYVIGSGDEILIDVWGMSQENYQLEVNRNGQIVIPNVGPVNIGGLTQKESSKRIFDKLTLIYRDLISAQPKTFANITLGNVKAIKVNVIGEVFAPGTYTIPGTASAFNALYLSGGPNINGSFRDIQVIRDGKVMAHLDVYEFLIKGKTNVNIPLRDGDVVLVPTFINRVKIGGEFKRDGIFEGKQEETVEDLITYAGGFNEQAYSERVELYRITSKQRSFKDVLNSDFKNIQIQNGDSIYAGPILERYENKVTIEGAVYRPGNYELTKGLTLKELIEKADGVREDVFLNRGLITRLNNDLTMKNISFNVGEILRGDANYQLQREDIITLSSINDLREIRTVKIHGEVQLPGEFDYQDDMTLSDLVFRGGGFKESASNSFIEVSRRLSYDEAAKSGEKIASVFQFHISRDLKMDGDDAKFVLKPFDQVFIRRAPGYEDESIVSVLGEVYYAGQFSLASKKERLSSIIQRAGGLTVDAYPKGAMLTRKLKVSQQVKRLREEMVANDTTLVFDNFGFDVVSIDLSDILKNPGSKKDIYLVDGDELIIPREIQTVKVTGGVLNPVSTSYGKGFGVRKYVSAGGGFAPRAIKRKVYVLYPNGAASSTKNFLFFKSYPKVMPGAEVIVPQRAEKEPMPATAWIAMASALASLSLTVVTIMDRL; encoded by the coding sequence ATGAGAAAATTGTTTTGTGTTGTCTTTTTAATATTCTTTGTTGCAGGAATGGGTAGATCGGTTCTTGCTCAAAATATAGATCCAAATAAAGTTAATGTAAATGAGCTGACAGATGAGCAGGTCATAAAAATGATCAGAGAAATTGAAAAGAGAGGACTTTCAGAGAGTCAGGCCATAGCATTAGCTCAAGCTAGGGGGTTGAGTCAGACTCAAATAACTGTTTTAACAAGAAGGATGAATGAGTTGAGGAACTCGAATCAATATAATAATAATGGAAATCAGTCTTTGCAAGGGGATTATATGAATGAATTTGACCCTGATGTTCTTTCTGAAAAAGTTGTGATTGATTCAAGTAAGATTGACTCTAGGATTTTTGGATTTTCATTTTTCAATAATGAAAACCTAAGTTTTGAGCCTAACGTTAATATTGCTGTTTCTCCTTCTTATGTCATTGGTAGTGGAGATGAGATTTTGATTGATGTTTGGGGAATGTCACAAGAAAACTATCAATTAGAAGTGAATAGAAATGGACAGATCGTAATTCCTAATGTTGGGCCCGTTAATATAGGAGGGTTAACGCAAAAAGAATCTTCAAAAAGAATTTTTGATAAGCTTACACTTATATATAGAGATTTAATTTCCGCTCAACCAAAAACCTTTGCCAATATTACTCTCGGTAATGTAAAGGCTATTAAGGTTAATGTAATAGGAGAGGTTTTTGCTCCTGGAACATATACCATACCGGGGACTGCATCAGCCTTTAATGCGTTATACTTGAGTGGTGGTCCAAATATTAATGGATCTTTTCGTGATATTCAAGTAATAAGGGATGGGAAAGTAATGGCACATCTTGATGTGTATGAGTTTCTTATTAAGGGAAAGACGAATGTTAACATTCCATTACGTGATGGAGATGTTGTTTTAGTGCCAACTTTTATTAATCGAGTTAAAATCGGAGGTGAGTTTAAACGTGATGGTATTTTTGAAGGTAAGCAAGAAGAGACCGTTGAGGATTTAATTACATATGCTGGGGGGTTTAATGAACAGGCATATTCTGAACGAGTAGAACTGTATCGTATTACGTCGAAACAACGATCATTCAAAGATGTATTAAACTCCGATTTTAAAAATATTCAAATCCAGAACGGTGATAGTATTTATGCTGGCCCAATATTAGAACGTTACGAGAATAAAGTTACTATAGAAGGAGCAGTGTATCGACCAGGTAATTATGAATTAACCAAGGGACTAACATTAAAAGAGTTAATTGAGAAGGCGGATGGGGTTAGAGAGGATGTATTCCTAAATCGTGGACTTATAACCCGACTAAATAATGATCTAACTATGAAAAATATTTCATTTAATGTAGGTGAAATTTTAAGGGGTGATGCTAATTACCAGTTGCAAAGAGAAGATATTATCACCTTATCCTCAATAAATGATTTGAGAGAAATTAGAACGGTTAAAATTCATGGTGAGGTTCAATTACCTGGTGAATTTGATTATCAGGATGATATGACTCTTTCAGATTTGGTTTTCAGGGGCGGTGGTTTTAAAGAATCTGCTTCAAATTCGTTTATTGAAGTATCCAGACGGTTAAGTTACGATGAAGCAGCAAAATCGGGAGAAAAAATAGCATCAGTTTTTCAATTCCATATATCAAGAGATCTGAAAATGGATGGAGATGATGCAAAATTTGTTTTGAAGCCGTTTGATCAGGTTTTTATCAGAAGAGCACCCGGCTATGAGGATGAGTCGATTGTTAGTGTGCTTGGAGAGGTTTATTATGCGGGGCAATTTAGTTTGGCTTCAAAAAAAGAACGACTTTCTAGTATTATTCAGAGGGCAGGAGGCTTAACTGTAGATGCATATCCTAAAGGAGCAATGTTAACTCGTAAACTAAAAGTTAGTCAACAGGTAAAGCGATTGCGAGAGGAAATGGTGGCTAATGATACAACTCTCGTTTTTGATAATTTTGGATTCGACGTAGTAAGTATTGATTTAAGTGACATACTAAAAAATCCCGGTTCAAAAAAGGATATTTACCTTGTTGATGGTGATGAACTCATTATACCAAGAGAGATACAAACAGTTAAAGTAACAGGAGGTGTACTTAATCCGGTATCTACCTCATATGGCAAAGGTTTTGGTGTAAGAAAATATGTTTCTGCTGGTGGTGGATTTGCTCCCAGAGCGATTAAAAGAAAAGTATATGTACTTTATCCTAATGGAGCGGCATCCTCAACCAAAAACTTTTTATTTTTTAAAAGCTACCCTAAAGTAATGCCTGGTGCTGAAGTGATAGTACCACAAAGAGCGGAAAAAGAACCTATGCCTGCAACTGCTTGGATTGCAATGGCTAGTGCTTTGGCTTCGTTGTCATTAACTGTAGTTACTATAATGGATAGGTTATAA